Proteins from a single region of Fodinibius sp. Rm-B-1B1-1:
- a CDS encoding AI-2E family transporter — translation MEKYPLALRYLVRLLLAFTIVAALIITRQLLVPLALAVLFAYLLYPAAQKLEQKSIPRIATNFILIIGSIIIVVGSAYGVILLITTFTDNLPAIKDQVDTNITRFRWALGRTFGVTAEQLDSIVESIKGSGEYVAQFFTGTANTVLTVGLIPVYTFLLLFYRDKFRTFVKILVPERQQNVAQSIIDQAANVVPSYLKGLFIVFFILIGINSLGFYLIGIEYALLVGLMAAIFNLIPYLGTVIGYGVAFLFVLATQSPTLALGVVVQFFIVQFIENNILTPNITGSYVEINPLVTILSLIAGGMIWGLPGMFMVIPYLAILKIICENIEELKPVGYLLGTRGAEEHSLTLRDIKDKLSW, via the coding sequence ATGGAAAAATATCCCTTGGCATTACGATACTTGGTTAGATTATTACTGGCTTTTACAATAGTTGCTGCACTGATTATTACCAGGCAACTTTTGGTTCCCCTTGCGCTGGCCGTTCTCTTTGCCTACCTCTTATATCCCGCTGCTCAAAAACTTGAGCAAAAAAGCATTCCCCGAATTGCCACCAATTTTATCCTCATTATAGGATCAATAATAATTGTAGTCGGTTCTGCTTATGGAGTTATTCTACTTATCACTACTTTTACCGACAATTTGCCGGCAATAAAAGATCAGGTTGATACAAATATAACCCGATTTCGCTGGGCATTAGGACGTACGTTTGGGGTTACCGCCGAACAGCTCGATTCCATTGTAGAAAGTATAAAAGGATCGGGAGAATATGTTGCTCAATTTTTTACCGGTACAGCCAATACTGTTCTTACCGTCGGCTTAATTCCCGTTTATACCTTTTTGCTACTTTTCTATCGCGATAAATTTCGCACCTTTGTAAAAATACTGGTACCCGAAAGGCAGCAAAACGTAGCCCAAAGTATTATTGATCAAGCTGCAAATGTGGTCCCCAGCTATCTTAAAGGACTCTTTATCGTGTTTTTTATTTTGATCGGTATTAATAGCCTGGGATTTTACCTTATCGGAATTGAATATGCCCTGCTGGTGGGACTGATGGCAGCTATCTTCAATCTTATCCCGTATTTGGGTACGGTCATCGGTTATGGAGTGGCTTTTTTGTTTGTATTGGCTACCCAATCGCCAACGTTGGCTCTCGGGGTAGTTGTACAATTTTTTATCGTTCAGTTTATCGAAAATAATATTCTTACACCCAATATTACTGGCTCTTATGTTGAGATTAATCCGCTTGTAACGATACTTTCGCTAATAGCCGGCGGCATGATCTGGGGACTGCCCGGCATGTTTATGGTGATCCCCTACCTGGCAATTCTGAAAATCATCTGTGAAAATATTGAAGAGCTTAAACCTGTGGGATATCTGCTTGGTACACGAGGTGCCGAAGAACACTCCCTGACTCTGAGAGATATCAAAGATAAACTTAGCTGGTAA
- a CDS encoding HU family DNA-binding protein, which yields MSEKITFGELIESIAAETDHSKQLTHDFLKDFVNIINGGLEEDGKVNIAGFGKFELKHVDEREGYNPQTEEKMTIPAHNKIVFKPYKDLRELVNAPYAHMEPKLLEATPAESGEPTNSDSKSEVNETKNVENPSTSADANDDGSDDCTSREGKLREDDFIPTGPPTSHDEEVLESAPDNTKGDTNDNPFNFAEDDSTKSPEVKNESDDDNGDIVEFDGDSSDEEDSDEEILEQFIGTEEEITPEDVDSQVDLTPKSEEYEEIPSADSNEEILAEEVEKLEKTAEELKQQSDQAKDDQEPKEEEKQDVEALPMLEMQRSDNRTSAVPYVAAAVILLLLVVGGTWYYSNMSDSNMPLISSEQTTASADVTSSQAADDRQEEISNEETDEAQQSEAANQSTSNNSNPSNNTQSTQQAAQPVSTTTQNETSVEIEEGQTLWSMAEERYGNPRLWPWIYGHDGSLDDPDVIYAGSSLSVPLPSGPQNTLNATDSVGVAKGFLATYKWYKSNETAVAKNHLWAAKRYHKNLQQIADISIDKADLSFANSAR from the coding sequence ATGAGTGAAAAAATCACATTCGGGGAACTCATTGAGTCAATTGCTGCTGAAACAGATCATTCAAAGCAGCTTACCCATGATTTTCTCAAAGATTTTGTAAACATCATCAATGGTGGACTTGAAGAAGACGGCAAGGTTAATATTGCCGGCTTTGGTAAGTTCGAATTAAAACACGTTGATGAACGGGAAGGCTATAACCCTCAAACAGAGGAGAAAATGACCATCCCTGCTCATAATAAAATCGTCTTTAAACCTTACAAAGATCTTCGTGAGCTCGTCAATGCCCCTTATGCCCACATGGAGCCCAAGCTCCTCGAAGCAACTCCAGCTGAATCTGGTGAACCTACTAACTCGGATTCAAAAAGTGAGGTGAATGAAACAAAGAACGTTGAAAACCCATCAACTTCTGCTGATGCAAATGATGATGGATCTGATGATTGCACATCAAGAGAAGGTAAACTACGCGAAGATGATTTTATTCCTACGGGTCCCCCTACTTCTCATGATGAGGAAGTATTAGAAAGTGCTCCAGATAATACCAAAGGAGATACAAACGACAATCCATTTAATTTTGCTGAAGATGATTCCACAAAATCACCTGAAGTAAAAAATGAGTCTGATGATGACAATGGGGATATCGTGGAGTTCGATGGAGATTCCTCTGATGAGGAAGATTCTGACGAAGAGATTCTTGAACAATTTATCGGTACTGAAGAAGAAATAACGCCTGAAGATGTTGACTCACAGGTTGATCTAACTCCGAAATCTGAAGAATATGAAGAAATACCCTCTGCTGATAGTAATGAAGAAATCTTAGCGGAAGAAGTTGAAAAATTAGAAAAGACCGCCGAAGAGCTGAAACAGCAATCTGATCAGGCGAAAGATGATCAAGAACCTAAGGAAGAGGAGAAACAAGATGTAGAAGCACTGCCAATGCTTGAGATGCAAAGATCTGACAATAGGACCTCGGCGGTTCCTTACGTGGCAGCAGCCGTTATTTTATTACTACTCGTTGTTGGAGGCACGTGGTATTACAGCAATATGTCTGATTCCAATATGCCGTTAATATCTTCGGAACAAACGACAGCATCGGCTGATGTCACGAGTTCGCAAGCAGCCGATGATCGGCAAGAAGAAATAAGTAACGAAGAAACCGACGAAGCACAACAATCAGAAGCTGCAAATCAATCTACATCAAACAATAGTAATCCCTCTAACAATACACAATCAACACAGCAAGCGGCACAACCGGTATCGACAACAACGCAAAACGAAACATCAGTAGAAATTGAAGAAGGACAAACCTTATGGAGTATGGCTGAAGAGCGCTACGGCAACCCCCGATTATGGCCCTGGATTTATGGCCACGACGGTTCGCTGGACGATCCCGACGTTATTTATGCCGGCAGCTCACTTTCGGTTCCGTTGCCATCAGGCCCACAAAACACTCTCAATGCTACCGATTCTGTTGGGGTTGCAAAAGGATTTTTAGCTACTTATAAATGGTATAAAAGCAATGAAACGGCAGTAGCCAAAAATCATCTTTGGGCTGCTAAACGATATCACAAAAACCTGCAACAAATTGCTGATATATCCATAGACAAAGCAGATCTCTCTTTCGCCAACTCAGCCCGTTAA
- a CDS encoding YtxH domain-containing protein: MDNSKFDKLLIATLSGLAGGVVVGMLFAPDKGTKTREKISQKGEEYLETIRNDLAEIRAYLQRRAEATKKEFDELSEQTKNKSEEVLKKAKKLTSFEEWTKEELYERAKKEKIEGYSQMNKEELIEALKEKRGLPMS, encoded by the coding sequence ATGGATAATTCAAAGTTTGATAAACTGCTTATTGCTACTCTTTCAGGCTTGGCCGGCGGTGTTGTAGTGGGTATGCTGTTTGCTCCTGATAAAGGCACAAAAACGAGAGAAAAGATATCTCAAAAAGGCGAGGAGTATTTAGAGACCATTAGAAATGATCTCGCTGAGATTCGTGCTTACCTGCAGCGAAGAGCCGAGGCAACGAAGAAAGAGTTTGATGAGCTGAGTGAACAGACTAAGAACAAAAGTGAAGAGGTTCTTAAAAAAGCAAAAAAGCTTACTTCTTTCGAGGAGTGGACCAAAGAGGAGCTTTATGAACGGGCAAAAAAAGAGAAAATTGAAGGCTATTCACAAATGAATAAAGAAGAATTGATTGAGGCCCTCAAAGAAAAAAGAGGGCTGCCGATGTCTTAA
- a CDS encoding Dabb family protein produces MIRHVVMWKLKEEAEGATKEKNAEKMKLILEGLKVNIDEIKNVEVGINMSDNDDEAGSPYDVVLISDFESELDYTMYTRNDHHKKAVKFINSVIEERHFVDYKMDT; encoded by the coding sequence ATGATTCGTCACGTAGTAATGTGGAAATTAAAGGAAGAAGCAGAAGGTGCCACCAAGGAGAAAAATGCTGAAAAGATGAAACTTATCCTGGAGGGACTAAAAGTAAATATCGATGAAATAAAAAACGTTGAGGTAGGGATTAATATGTCTGACAATGACGACGAAGCTGGTTCACCCTACGATGTAGTTCTCATCTCGGATTTTGAAAGTGAGCTCGACTACACCATGTACACCCGAAATGACCATCACAAAAAAGCAGTCAAATTCATTAACTCTGTTATCGAAGAGCGCCACTTTGTAGATTATAAGATGGACACCTAA
- a CDS encoding ferritin-like domain-containing protein, with protein sequence MSSLKNLEDLFEHQLKDIYSAEKQIKSAIPKMIKNAESKKLKQALNDHLRETETQIERLNNIGDDLDITLTGETCKGMKGLITEAEDFMKEEAESKVRDAGLIANAQRVEHYEIAAYGTVVEYAKALGHREAARLLEQSLEEERTADEKLTDLAVEMMNMKARV encoded by the coding sequence ATGAGTTCTTTAAAAAATTTAGAAGACCTTTTTGAACATCAACTAAAGGATATTTATAGCGCTGAAAAGCAGATTAAGTCTGCCATTCCTAAAATGATTAAGAATGCAGAAAGCAAAAAGTTAAAACAAGCTTTGAATGATCACTTAAGGGAAACGGAAACACAGATCGAGCGATTAAATAATATCGGAGATGACTTAGATATTACGCTTACTGGTGAAACCTGTAAAGGGATGAAGGGGCTTATTACAGAGGCCGAAGATTTTATGAAGGAGGAAGCAGAATCAAAGGTGCGCGATGCGGGGCTGATTGCCAACGCCCAGCGTGTTGAGCATTATGAAATAGCCGCTTACGGCACGGTGGTTGAGTATGCTAAAGCACTCGGACATCGAGAAGCTGCCCGCTTGCTGGAACAGTCTTTAGAAGAAGAGCGAACAGCCGACGAAAAGTTAACCGATCTTGCCGTTGAGATGATGAATATGAAGGCAAGGGTTTAA
- a CDS encoding (2Fe-2S) ferredoxin domain-containing protein, translating to MNNRVRKKAEELHVDKIERHIFLCADQTKPKCCKKEISLEAWEYLKKRLSELNLDGAGGIYRTKANCLRICKKGPVAVVYPEGIWYHSCKPKVLEQIIQEHLINGNLVKKYMFAEQPLLPPEEG from the coding sequence ATGAATAATCGCGTCCGAAAGAAAGCAGAAGAGCTCCACGTTGATAAAATTGAACGACATATTTTCCTCTGTGCTGATCAGACTAAACCCAAGTGCTGTAAAAAAGAGATTAGTCTTGAGGCTTGGGAATATCTTAAAAAACGGCTAAGTGAACTCAATCTTGATGGTGCCGGCGGTATTTATCGAACCAAAGCCAATTGCCTACGCATCTGCAAAAAAGGCCCCGTCGCTGTTGTATACCCCGAGGGAATCTGGTATCACTCCTGTAAACCGAAAGTGCTGGAACAAATCATTCAAGAACATCTCATTAACGGAAATCTGGTTAAAAAGTACATGTTTGCCGAACAGCCATTACTCCCACCTGAAGAAGGTTAA
- a CDS encoding MerC domain-containing protein gives MFSKSFWDRIGISLSGFCAIHCLFFPVVIVLLPLWPVAEAIHFWTHPLLFLLIVPTVYYALRNSDIPKIIPRLLYSGLVVVALAWLLHEWVGLWGESIITLIGSGLLIAGHWENYKHHQQIHTEGCKV, from the coding sequence TTGTTTTCAAAATCTTTCTGGGATCGCATCGGTATAAGCTTATCTGGTTTTTGTGCGATTCATTGCCTGTTTTTCCCCGTTGTAATCGTACTGTTACCGCTCTGGCCCGTTGCTGAAGCAATTCACTTTTGGACACATCCTCTCCTGTTTTTATTGATTGTCCCAACGGTATACTACGCACTTCGAAATTCTGATATCCCCAAGATTATTCCACGATTATTGTATTCGGGATTGGTTGTGGTAGCGTTGGCTTGGCTACTGCACGAATGGGTAGGATTATGGGGGGAATCTATTATCACATTGATTGGTAGTGGTCTACTGATAGCAGGGCACTGGGAAAATTACAAACACCATCAACAAATACACACTGAAGGTTGTAAGGTATGA
- a CDS encoding threonine ammonia-lyase yields the protein MTESLKMKIPTFKEVQKAYLKIREKVHRTPVLSSQKVNDRAGGELFFKCENFQKVGAFKFRGATHAIGNLADEDARNGVATHSSGNHAQAVALAAKQRGIAAHIVMPENAPKVKVNAVRDYGANVTFSKSTQESREATLNEVIQETGATFIHPYDNPDIIMGQGSAAIELLEDQPNLDIILVPIGGGGLISGTAIAASGFAPDTNVIGTEPEVANDAYLSFKTGERHPVQSTDTVADGLRTSLSDLTFNCIQKHVDDVVTVTEDEIIDAMQFIWERMKIIIEPSSAVPLAAVFNGNVDVENKKAGIIISGGNMDLNTLPWQEN from the coding sequence ATGACGGAATCTTTAAAAATGAAAATCCCGACGTTTAAAGAAGTTCAAAAAGCCTACCTTAAAATTCGTGAAAAGGTACATCGCACACCCGTTTTAAGTAGTCAAAAAGTTAACGACCGTGCGGGCGGTGAGTTATTTTTCAAATGTGAAAACTTTCAAAAAGTAGGAGCTTTTAAATTCCGTGGAGCAACCCACGCTATTGGTAACCTTGCCGATGAAGATGCCAGGAATGGAGTGGCGACACATTCATCGGGGAATCATGCCCAGGCAGTAGCGCTTGCTGCTAAACAGCGGGGAATAGCTGCTCATATTGTGATGCCCGAAAATGCCCCAAAAGTTAAGGTTAATGCCGTTCGCGATTATGGGGCCAATGTCACCTTTAGCAAATCAACACAAGAAAGCCGGGAAGCAACGCTTAACGAAGTGATCCAAGAAACAGGAGCAACATTCATTCACCCTTATGACAATCCTGACATCATTATGGGTCAGGGAAGTGCAGCCATTGAGTTGTTGGAAGATCAACCAAATTTAGACATAATTCTGGTTCCTATTGGTGGAGGCGGACTCATTAGCGGAACGGCTATTGCCGCATCAGGATTTGCCCCTGATACCAACGTTATCGGTACCGAACCCGAAGTAGCGAATGATGCCTACTTGTCTTTTAAAACCGGCGAACGTCACCCCGTGCAAAGTACCGATACTGTTGCCGATGGGCTTCGGACCTCCCTCAGTGATCTAACATTCAACTGTATCCAAAAACATGTCGATGATGTAGTGACTGTAACGGAAGATGAAATCATTGATGCCATGCAATTTATCTGGGAACGCATGAAAATTATTATTGAGCCTTCAAGTGCTGTGCCCTTAGCTGCAGTATTTAACGGTAACGTTGATGTCGAAAATAAAAAAGCCGGAATAATTATCAGTGGAGGAAATATGGATTTAAATACTCTGCCCTGGCAAGAGAACTAA
- a CDS encoding HU family DNA-binding protein, translating to MNTSDLVAKLADHWDMTQSDARELLDTIIHTFNDNIAAGKRFTVPELGTFGTNTRKKRKSFNPHYEQYMMLPPKRVVEFNASKGIKEDLKKVDIDDE from the coding sequence ATGAATACAAGTGATTTAGTGGCCAAACTTGCTGATCATTGGGATATGACCCAAAGCGATGCCCGGGAATTACTGGATACAATTATCCATACGTTTAATGATAATATTGCCGCCGGTAAACGATTTACGGTCCCCGAGTTGGGAACGTTTGGGACAAATACCCGGAAAAAGCGGAAGTCATTTAATCCACATTACGAACAGTACATGATGTTGCCTCCTAAAAGGGTGGTAGAGTTTAATGCAAGCAAGGGTATTAAAGAAGATCTAAAAAAAGTAGACATAGACGATGAGTGA
- a CDS encoding PRC-barrel domain-containing protein, with protein MKNNMLSATTIKGTKVKNRRNEDIGKIQDLMVNFEEGNIEYAVLSFGGFLGMGDKYFAVPMQALRFTRKDDDHIITMDVTKEKLENAPGFDKDNWPTEARSEFIDNIYKHYGYERPQKLVRK; from the coding sequence ATGAAAAATAACATGTTATCAGCCACAACAATAAAGGGAACTAAAGTAAAAAATCGCCGCAATGAGGATATTGGTAAAATCCAAGATCTGATGGTTAATTTTGAAGAAGGCAATATTGAATATGCCGTACTTTCTTTCGGTGGATTCTTAGGTATGGGAGATAAATATTTTGCTGTACCTATGCAGGCGCTTCGTTTTACAAGAAAAGACGATGATCACATCATTACGATGGATGTGACAAAAGAAAAGCTGGAAAATGCCCCAGGTTTCGACAAAGACAATTGGCCCACGGAAGCAAGATCTGAATTTATCGATAATATTTATAAGCACTATGGCTATGAGCGTCCGCAAAAGCTTGTTCGGAAATAA
- a CDS encoding DUF421 domain-containing protein, which yields MDLSWILTTRDALLMVVISTVGIYIALIVFTRLGGLRSFSKMSSFDFAITVAIGSIVATSLLSSDPPLLQAVTALGVLYVVQMTVARLRVKNIGIGKMVDNKPILLMDKSKILDGNLDKAGVTISDLRAKLREANVTQLSQVKAVVMESTGDISVLHHSDPDHELDSILLKDVTGG from the coding sequence ATGGATTTATCCTGGATCTTAACAACACGGGATGCACTTTTGATGGTTGTTATTTCGACTGTGGGAATTTACATCGCATTGATTGTTTTTACACGGCTTGGGGGACTTCGTTCGTTCTCTAAAATGTCGAGCTTTGACTTTGCTATAACGGTAGCTATTGGATCAATTGTAGCAACTTCTCTTTTGTCGTCCGATCCTCCGTTACTTCAAGCTGTTACTGCTTTGGGAGTTCTTTACGTGGTGCAGATGACGGTTGCTAGATTACGAGTTAAAAATATTGGTATTGGCAAGATGGTTGATAACAAACCCATTTTACTTATGGACAAATCCAAAATATTGGACGGTAATTTGGATAAGGCAGGAGTAACAATTTCTGATTTACGGGCAAAATTAAGAGAAGCAAATGTGACGCAGTTAAGTCAGGTTAAGGCTGTTGTGATGGAGTCAACCGGGGATATTTCGGTGCTTCATCATAGTGATCCCGACCATGAATTAGATTCCATTTTATTGAAAGACGTAACCGGAGGATGA
- a CDS encoding FAD-dependent oxidoreductase has protein sequence MSDKIIVIGSGISGVTTALTLQLLGYKTEIITEKVPTDIANKNAHPEFASLYPSASVIPHSVYSDQLESIFKTSQAFFYELRKLTFPGLVMHKHFEVFEEDPGDPKYRHWMMNPRPIYDLEPETIPKRKHSSNLHGWVFDCIFTDWPLYFPALIQVYKESGGQIIQQKVEESDLDELPADIIINCSGTGSPELFDDPIEEQLIMQGHLLHKPNADLITNNQNEIISYNYTPQASLYADQQGEACDVYCYPRKDGWVLGGSRQAGQLSQQKWSQKSDTDHYEINNITFPKPIIDLNNEILNHTFGLSLEYSKELTPSVGYRYIRSTNNGLRLDQETISGKTVYHNYGHGGAGVTLSWGAALQIAQQLTGGQTTEIQEQLLQKIKESDLEHLI, from the coding sequence ATGTCGGATAAAATTATTGTGATTGGTAGCGGAATTTCGGGGGTAACCACGGCTCTTACGCTACAGCTTTTGGGATACAAAACAGAGATCATCACAGAAAAAGTACCCACAGACATTGCTAATAAAAATGCCCATCCCGAATTTGCAAGTCTGTACCCTTCGGCCTCGGTCATTCCACATTCGGTGTATTCTGACCAACTGGAATCTATTTTTAAAACATCCCAGGCCTTTTTCTATGAACTTCGCAAGCTCACCTTTCCGGGCTTAGTGATGCACAAGCACTTTGAAGTTTTTGAAGAAGATCCCGGTGATCCCAAATACCGGCACTGGATGATGAACCCGCGTCCTATTTATGATTTAGAGCCTGAAACTATCCCCAAAAGAAAACACAGCTCCAACCTGCATGGGTGGGTATTTGATTGCATTTTTACCGATTGGCCACTCTATTTTCCTGCTTTGATTCAGGTCTATAAAGAAAGTGGTGGACAAATCATCCAACAGAAAGTTGAGGAGTCAGATCTTGACGAGCTTCCGGCGGATATTATTATTAATTGCAGCGGTACTGGAAGTCCGGAACTTTTTGATGATCCCATTGAAGAACAGCTCATCATGCAGGGACACCTGCTCCATAAGCCAAATGCTGATCTGATTACAAATAACCAAAATGAAATTATCTCCTACAATTATACGCCCCAAGCATCACTCTATGCCGATCAACAGGGTGAGGCCTGCGATGTGTACTGTTATCCACGGAAAGATGGATGGGTATTGGGGGGCAGCCGTCAAGCGGGTCAGTTAAGTCAGCAAAAATGGTCCCAAAAAAGTGATACCGATCATTATGAGATCAATAACATCACATTTCCAAAACCCATTATTGATCTCAATAACGAAATCCTAAACCATACTTTCGGGTTATCACTCGAATATTCCAAGGAGCTGACCCCATCCGTAGGCTACCGGTACATCCGAAGTACCAACAACGGATTACGCCTCGATCAGGAAACAATTTCGGGTAAAACGGTCTATCATAATTATGGACATGGAGGCGCAGGTGTTACCCTTTCGTGGGGCGCGGCCTTGCAAATTGCCCAACAGTTAACAGGGGGGCAAACAACAGAGATACAAGAACAATTACTACAAAAAATAAAAGAGAGCGATCTTGAGCATCTGATTTAA
- a CDS encoding aconitate hydratase has translation MSKPLNVTEKLIKSHLVDGEMVPGQEIGLKIDQTLTQDATGTMVMLELEAMELDEAQTELSCQYVDHNLIQTDYKNPDDHVFLKSAAERFGMWFSRPGNGVSHPIETERFGIPGKTLAGSDSHTPAAGCMGMLAIGSGGLDVAFAIAGEPLYIKMPKVLGVEVKGNLPDWVSAKDVVLEMLRRYDVDGATGYVIEYFGEGLKNLSTMDRHVIANMGTEMGATSTVFPADGEVRRFMESQERGNEFVELKADEGAEYDKYEELVLDDVEPLIALPSSPGNVVPISEVEGQDIYQSYVGSSANPGYRDFWIASEIVKDKTVNDNVSWDINPTSRQIIENMVKNNVMFNLVQSGARIHQAGCNGCIGMGQAPASGQNSLRTVPRNFPDRSGTPEDSVFLVSPETAAASALTGKITDPRDLEDLYNMEYPKYEHPKEIHINTEMLTPPKPKEKRGEIKKGPNISTMPDFDELKDFDVPVLLKMGDDISTDEILRAGAEVLPYRSNIPEISKFTLDVVDDNFYDRAMEARDEHGGHVVIAGENYAQGSSREHAAIAPRYLGMQAVIAKSYARIGWQNLVNFGIPPLEFANDEDYEDIDQGDILEVNDIREAIKNGNEVVIHNKTKGKKYTVKHSFSDRQKEAVLHGGVINRFKAKKKAQAS, from the coding sequence ATGAGTAAACCACTGAACGTCACAGAAAAATTAATTAAAAGTCACCTGGTTGATGGGGAGATGGTTCCCGGCCAAGAAATTGGTTTGAAAATTGATCAGACCCTTACACAGGATGCCACCGGAACAATGGTGATGCTTGAACTGGAAGCCATGGAACTGGATGAGGCTCAAACGGAACTATCTTGTCAATATGTTGACCACAACTTGATCCAAACGGATTACAAAAATCCGGATGATCACGTATTTTTGAAATCCGCTGCTGAACGGTTTGGTATGTGGTTTAGTCGTCCCGGTAATGGGGTAAGTCACCCGATTGAAACCGAACGATTCGGAATTCCGGGCAAGACGCTGGCTGGATCTGATAGTCACACTCCCGCAGCCGGATGTATGGGAATGCTTGCAATTGGTTCAGGCGGTTTGGATGTCGCTTTTGCTATTGCTGGTGAACCTTTGTACATCAAAATGCCGAAAGTATTGGGCGTTGAGGTAAAAGGGAACCTTCCTGATTGGGTAAGCGCCAAAGATGTGGTGCTCGAAATGCTTCGTCGTTACGATGTAGATGGTGCTACCGGATATGTAATTGAATATTTCGGTGAAGGACTAAAGAATCTTTCTACAATGGACCGTCACGTAATTGCGAACATGGGTACTGAGATGGGGGCTACAAGTACAGTATTTCCCGCCGACGGTGAAGTGCGTCGCTTTATGGAGTCGCAAGAACGCGGAAACGAATTTGTTGAGCTGAAAGCTGATGAAGGTGCTGAATATGATAAGTATGAAGAGCTCGTACTTGACGATGTTGAACCGCTGATTGCGCTGCCCAGCAGTCCCGGTAATGTCGTTCCTATTAGTGAAGTAGAAGGTCAAGATATCTATCAATCATATGTAGGATCTTCTGCGAACCCGGGGTATCGTGATTTCTGGATAGCTTCTGAAATTGTGAAAGACAAAACAGTTAACGACAATGTTTCTTGGGATATTAACCCCACATCACGACAGATCATTGAGAATATGGTCAAGAATAATGTGATGTTTAATTTGGTTCAATCAGGTGCACGTATCCACCAGGCCGGATGTAACGGATGTATTGGAATGGGACAGGCGCCGGCATCAGGACAAAACAGTCTGCGTACTGTACCCCGTAACTTCCCGGATCGTTCTGGAACCCCAGAAGATTCAGTATTTCTGGTTAGCCCTGAAACGGCAGCTGCTTCTGCATTGACCGGAAAGATTACCGATCCCCGTGATCTTGAAGACTTATATAATATGGAGTATCCGAAGTATGAGCATCCGAAGGAGATTCATATTAATACAGAAATGCTTACTCCTCCAAAGCCTAAAGAGAAACGAGGAGAAATCAAGAAAGGGCCTAATATTTCTACGATGCCCGACTTTGATGAACTCAAAGATTTTGACGTGCCTGTTCTGCTTAAGATGGGGGATGATATCTCTACGGATGAGATTCTCCGCGCAGGTGCTGAGGTCCTTCCTTACCGTAGTAACATTCCGGAAATTAGTAAATTCACGCTCGATGTAGTGGACGACAATTTCTATGATCGCGCTATGGAAGCTCGTGACGAGCATGGCGGGCACGTAGTAATTGCTGGTGAGAATTATGCTCAGGGATCCAGTAGAGAGCATGCAGCAATTGCTCCCCGATACTTGGGTATGCAAGCTGTTATTGCCAAGAGTTATGCTCGAATTGGTTGGCAAAACTTGGTGAACTTCGGAATTCCTCCACTCGAATTTGCGAATGATGAGGATTACGAAGATATCGACCAGGGAGATATCCTTGAAGTGAATGACATCCGAGAAGCCATTAAAAATGGTAACGAGGTGGTCATCCATAACAAGACAAAAGGCAAAAAGTACACGGTTAAACATAGCTTCAGTGACCGACAGAAAGAAGCTGTATTGCACGGTGGCGTGATCAATCGCTTTAAAGCGAAAAAGAAAGCGCAAGCAAGCTAA